The Geodermatophilaceae bacterium NBWT11 genome has a segment encoding these proteins:
- a CDS encoding mycoredoxin, with protein MEDRSVSAPTAPVTMYTTSWCGYCVRLKKLMQREGIEWAEVNIETDDGAADLVMKANGGNRTVPTLVFADGSALTNPSIEQVKNQLAQLPGA; from the coding sequence ATGGAGGATCGCTCCGTGAGCGCACCGACTGCCCCCGTGACCATGTACACCACCAGCTGGTGCGGCTACTGCGTCCGGCTGAAGAAGCTCATGCAGCGTGAGGGCATCGAGTGGGCCGAGGTCAACATCGAGACCGACGACGGTGCGGCCGACCTGGTGATGAAGGCCAACGGCGGCAACCGCACCGTGCCCACGCTGGTCTTCGCCGACGGCAGCGCCCTGACGAACCCCAGCATCGAGCAGGTCAAGAACCAGCTCGCACAGCTCCCCGGCGCGTGA
- a CDS encoding ANTAR domain-containing protein — translation MSLADLIAEDLGASPEPGRDARRAARGAVDAADETDPRDARIAGLERTVAQLEHALATRVSTERAIGVLAARSGCSPREAFEGLRKQARSAGRSVHDLAREVIDGLTSAPTVPAPATPPPGDQSARGSARRVERTRARHGAAPGPVQG, via the coding sequence ATGAGCCTGGCCGACCTGATCGCCGAGGATCTGGGCGCCTCGCCCGAACCCGGTCGCGACGCCCGCCGGGCCGCCCGGGGTGCGGTCGACGCCGCCGACGAGACCGACCCCCGCGACGCCCGGATCGCCGGCCTGGAGCGGACCGTCGCCCAGCTGGAGCACGCACTGGCCACCCGGGTCTCCACCGAGCGGGCCATCGGGGTGCTCGCCGCACGGTCGGGCTGCAGCCCCCGGGAGGCCTTCGAGGGGCTGCGCAAGCAGGCCCGGTCCGCCGGACGGTCGGTGCACGACCTGGCCCGCGAGGTCATCGACGGACTCACCTCGGCCCCGACCGTCCCGGCACCGGCCACTCCCCCGCCGGGCGACCAGTCCGCGCGGGGCAGTGCGCGTCGGGTCGAGCGCACCCGTGCCCGGCACGGGGCCGCCCCCGGTCCGGTCCAGGGCTGA
- a CDS encoding uridine kinase: MSSPLPLTPVALADRLAALLADTPAEAGAAALRVALDGPDAADPEALARAVAERLPALGRPVTVVPAAGFLRPASVRLEHGRTDPDARYTDWLDVRALAREVLDRVGPGGPGDVLPELWDAVRDRATRAVRVPAAGVVLVPGALLQGVGLAFDVVVHLRVGPAARARRTPAAQAWELPAFDRYDDEVDPVALADVVVLADHADRPALVLQGRYSS, translated from the coding sequence CTGAGCTCTCCGCTCCCGCTCACCCCCGTCGCGCTGGCCGACCGTCTCGCGGCCCTGCTGGCCGACACCCCGGCCGAGGCCGGCGCCGCCGCGCTACGGGTGGCCCTCGACGGGCCGGACGCCGCCGACCCCGAGGCGCTGGCCCGGGCGGTCGCCGAACGGCTCCCCGCGCTCGGCCGCCCGGTGACCGTCGTCCCGGCGGCCGGGTTCCTGCGTCCGGCCTCGGTGCGCCTGGAGCACGGCCGCACCGACCCCGACGCGCGGTACACCGACTGGCTCGACGTCCGTGCCCTCGCCCGGGAGGTGCTCGACCGGGTCGGCCCCGGCGGGCCCGGTGACGTGCTGCCCGAGCTGTGGGACGCCGTCCGGGACCGGGCGACCCGGGCCGTGCGGGTGCCCGCAGCCGGGGTCGTGCTGGTGCCCGGGGCGCTGCTGCAGGGCGTCGGGCTGGCCTTCGACGTGGTGGTGCACCTGCGGGTGGGCCCGGCTGCCCGGGCCCGCCGCACCCCGGCGGCGCAGGCCTGGGAGCTGCCGGCCTTCGACCGGTACGACGACGAGGTCGACCCGGTGGCGCTGGCCGACGTGGTCGTGCTCGCCGACCACGCCGACCGGCCGGCGCTGGTGCTGCAGGGCCGCTACAGCTCCTGA
- the nudC gene encoding NAD(+) diphosphatase: MTVPPGGSTAADNPEPPTGGHPPLETPVEDGVWVTSTASSGDDVPVLSRVGHDRGHLDRLLEDPAQGRPVQVLTIDEKRQVPVHEGAAGPELVWDTQPGFPTGGIYLGHADGVPYAVVRGERALTVNGRPVDSWTGLREVGGELGDRDAGLLAQAVGIVEWHERNRFSPYTGTATTIEKAGWTQRDPSTGQEVFPRTDPAVIMLVHDGGDRCVLGRQAVWPAGRFSILAGFVEPGESAEAAVAREVAEEVGLEVTDVQYVSSQPWPFPQSLMLGYTARAVDTELRVDHDEIEEARWFSRAELLAGDGPAALPPPVSIARYILDRWLAQEL; the protein is encoded by the coding sequence GTGACCGTCCCCCCCGGCGGCAGCACCGCCGCCGACAACCCCGAGCCCCCGACCGGAGGCCACCCGCCGCTGGAGACCCCCGTCGAGGACGGCGTGTGGGTCACCTCCACCGCCTCCTCCGGGGACGACGTGCCCGTGCTGTCCCGGGTGGGCCACGACCGCGGCCACCTGGACCGGCTGCTCGAGGACCCCGCACAGGGCCGCCCGGTGCAGGTGCTGACCATCGACGAGAAGCGCCAGGTGCCGGTGCACGAGGGGGCGGCCGGTCCGGAGCTCGTCTGGGACACCCAGCCGGGGTTCCCCACCGGTGGCATCTACCTCGGCCACGCCGACGGCGTGCCGTACGCGGTGGTCCGGGGGGAGCGTGCGCTGACCGTCAACGGCCGGCCGGTGGACAGCTGGACCGGCCTGCGCGAGGTCGGCGGGGAGCTCGGCGACCGGGACGCCGGCCTGCTGGCCCAGGCGGTGGGCATCGTGGAGTGGCACGAGCGCAACCGCTTCAGCCCCTACACGGGCACGGCGACCACCATCGAGAAGGCCGGCTGGACCCAGCGCGACCCCAGCACGGGCCAGGAGGTCTTCCCGCGGACCGACCCCGCGGTGATCATGCTGGTGCACGACGGCGGTGACCGGTGCGTGCTGGGCCGGCAGGCCGTGTGGCCGGCCGGGAGGTTCTCCATCCTGGCCGGGTTCGTCGAGCCGGGGGAGTCCGCCGAGGCCGCGGTGGCCCGCGAGGTCGCCGAGGAGGTCGGTCTCGAGGTCACCGACGTGCAGTACGTGTCCAGCCAGCCCTGGCCCTTCCCGCAGTCGTTGATGCTGGGCTACACGGCGCGTGCGGTGGACACCGAGCTGCGGGTCGACCACGACGAGATCGAGGAGGCCCGCTGGTTCAGCCGGGCCGAGCTGCTGGCCGGTGACGGACCGGCCGCGCTGCCGCCGCCGGTCTCCATCGCCCGCTACATCCTCGACCGCTGGTTGGCTCAGGAGCTGTAG
- a CDS encoding insulinase family protein, which produces MSAPVLDLSLVPPLGDPRPQPVPEVHLSTLPSGLRLAVVPRPGVPLVELRLRIPFAAPSARAAAVHVARTSVLTGAVLLGTKSHDQVQVAQLLQAEGAELSVSADPDRLLLGTTMLPAGLPAVLGVLAELLVRPTYPTDQVAAERARVTERIGIARSQPGVVARTALATRRYGQHPYAVQMPEPGLVEQVTPAALRTLHRQRVLPAGSTLVLVGDLDPAAAADAVAAALGDWVGEGTGVEAGPLPTVGPQPLQLVDRPGAVQSNIRLGGPAPGRLDPELPAVRLANMVYGGYFSSRLVENIRERRGYTYSPRSAVDHLGAGSSFLVDADVATGVTGPALLETTYELGRIALLPVTDAELEGARRYVLGTMALATATHAGLASTLSALIGHGLPPEWLAEHQAALATVTLDEVSAAARRWLHPAGLTTVVVGDASEVEDQLRALGPVETVPSTTPGSSA; this is translated from the coding sequence GTGAGCGCCCCCGTCCTCGACCTCTCCCTGGTCCCGCCGCTGGGTGACCCCCGCCCGCAGCCGGTGCCCGAGGTGCACCTGAGCACGCTGCCCTCGGGGCTGCGGCTGGCCGTCGTGCCCCGGCCCGGGGTCCCGCTGGTCGAGCTGCGGCTGCGGATCCCGTTCGCGGCCCCCTCCGCCCGCGCGGCCGCCGTGCACGTGGCCCGCACCTCGGTCCTGACCGGGGCGGTGCTGCTGGGCACGAAGTCCCACGACCAGGTCCAGGTCGCCCAGCTGCTGCAGGCCGAGGGCGCCGAGCTGTCGGTGTCGGCCGACCCCGACCGCCTCCTGCTGGGGACGACGATGCTCCCGGCCGGGCTGCCCGCCGTGCTGGGTGTGCTCGCCGAGCTGCTCGTCCGCCCCACGTACCCCACCGACCAGGTCGCCGCCGAGCGCGCCCGGGTCACCGAGCGGATCGGCATCGCCCGCTCCCAGCCCGGCGTGGTCGCCCGCACTGCCCTGGCCACCCGCCGCTACGGCCAGCACCCCTACGCCGTGCAGATGCCCGAGCCCGGCCTCGTCGAGCAGGTCACCCCGGCCGCGCTACGTACCCTCCACCGCCAGCGGGTGCTCCCCGCGGGCAGCACGCTGGTCCTCGTCGGCGACCTGGACCCCGCGGCCGCCGCCGACGCGGTGGCCGCCGCCCTGGGCGACTGGGTGGGCGAGGGCACCGGCGTCGAGGCCGGGCCGCTGCCGACCGTCGGCCCCCAGCCGCTGCAGCTGGTCGACCGGCCGGGCGCCGTGCAGTCCAACATCCGGCTCGGCGGTCCTGCGCCCGGCCGGCTGGACCCCGAGCTGCCGGCCGTCCGGCTGGCGAACATGGTCTACGGCGGCTACTTCTCCTCCCGCCTGGTGGAGAACATCCGGGAACGCCGCGGCTACACGTACAGCCCGCGCAGCGCGGTCGACCACTTGGGCGCCGGCTCCTCGTTCCTGGTCGACGCCGACGTCGCCACCGGGGTCACCGGGCCCGCCCTGCTGGAGACCACCTACGAGCTGGGCCGGATCGCCCTGCTGCCGGTCACCGACGCCGAGCTCGAGGGCGCCCGCCGGTACGTGCTGGGCACGATGGCCCTGGCCACGGCCACCCACGCCGGGCTGGCCAGCACGCTGTCCGCGCTGATCGGCCACGGCCTGCCCCCCGAGTGGCTGGCCGAGCACCAGGCCGCCCTGGCCACCGTCACCCTCGACGAGGTGTCCGCGGCCGCGCGCCGCTGGCTGCACCCCGCCGGTCTCACCACGGTCGTGGTCGGTGACGCGAGCGAGGTCGAGGACCAGCTGCGCGCCCTCGGCCCGGTCGAGACCGTCCCCTCCACGACCCCCGGGAGCTCCGCGTGA
- a CDS encoding insulinase family protein — protein sequence MTATAADLTLRHPVERFTLDNGLRVVLAPDRSVPVVAVSVFYDVGMRSEPQGRTGFAHLFEHVMFQGSAHVPKMEHARLVQAAGGTFNGSTHQDYTNYFEALPAEALERALFLEADRMASPAITEENLRNQIDVVKEEIRVNVLNRPYGAFPWLQLPEVAFESFANTHDGYGSFVDLESSTVDDAQDFFDRYYAPANAVLCLGGDLDVAETEALVRRWFDAVPHRAAPPTPYTGEASPTGPRHAVVVDDLAPAPAVAIGWRVPDPVGDLETYLGTVLLSELLSEGDASRLELRLVHQDHLAVAQASYVGLFGDPFDVRDATLLTTQVHHPADVTPERVLAAVHEEVEKVAQDGVPAEELTRVQARTSAQLLRGADSVLGRTLGFASAELVHGRAELSGELAARLAAVTPEAVQQAARGLTRDSAAVLELRTRS from the coding sequence GTGACTGCGACCGCTGCCGATCTGACCCTCCGGCACCCGGTGGAGCGGTTCACCCTCGACAACGGGTTGCGCGTCGTGCTGGCCCCGGACCGCAGCGTCCCGGTCGTCGCCGTCAGCGTCTTCTACGACGTCGGCATGCGTTCGGAGCCGCAGGGCCGCACCGGGTTCGCCCACCTCTTCGAGCACGTCATGTTCCAGGGTTCGGCGCACGTGCCGAAGATGGAGCACGCCCGGCTCGTCCAGGCCGCCGGCGGCACCTTCAACGGCTCCACCCACCAGGACTACACGAACTACTTCGAGGCGCTGCCGGCCGAGGCGCTGGAGCGGGCGCTGTTCCTGGAGGCCGACCGGATGGCGTCCCCGGCCATCACCGAGGAGAACCTCCGCAACCAGATCGACGTGGTGAAGGAGGAGATCCGGGTCAACGTGCTCAACCGGCCCTACGGCGCCTTCCCCTGGCTGCAGCTGCCCGAGGTCGCGTTCGAGTCCTTCGCCAACACCCACGACGGGTACGGCTCCTTCGTCGACCTCGAGTCCTCCACCGTGGACGACGCGCAGGACTTCTTCGACCGCTACTACGCCCCGGCCAACGCGGTGCTCTGCCTGGGCGGTGACCTCGACGTCGCCGAGACCGAGGCGCTGGTGCGCCGGTGGTTCGACGCCGTCCCGCACCGGGCGGCCCCGCCCACGCCCTACACGGGGGAGGCCTCCCCGACCGGCCCCCGGCACGCCGTGGTGGTCGACGACCTGGCACCGGCACCGGCGGTGGCCATCGGTTGGCGGGTGCCCGACCCGGTGGGTGACCTGGAGACCTACCTCGGGACCGTGCTTCTCTCGGAGCTGCTCAGCGAGGGCGACGCCTCCCGGTTGGAGCTGCGGCTGGTGCACCAGGACCACCTCGCGGTCGCCCAGGCCTCCTACGTGGGCCTGTTCGGCGACCCGTTCGACGTCCGGGACGCCACCCTGCTCACCACCCAGGTGCACCACCCGGCCGACGTCACCCCCGAGCGGGTGCTGGCCGCGGTGCACGAGGAGGTCGAGAAGGTCGCCCAGGACGGCGTGCCCGCCGAGGAGCTCACCCGGGTGCAGGCCCGCACCAGCGCGCAGCTGCTCCGCGGCGCCGACTCGGTGCTGGGGCGCACGCTGGGCTTCGCCTCCGCCGAGCTGGTGCACGGCCGCGCCGAGCTGTCCGGCGAACTGGCCGCGCGGCTGGCCGCCGTCACCCCCGAGGCCGTGCAGCAGGCCGCCCGCGGTCTCACCCGCGACAGCGCCGCCGTCCTCGAGCTGCGCACCCGATCGTGA
- a CDS encoding DUF2510 domain-containing protein, translating to MSGPGQSGGGTQVAAPGWYPDPDGGPGLVRWWNGVTWSDVTTPAGPGVDVGSAFEPVPQRPAAPWTAAPPRRSSTAPLLVGGGVLVAVVVVVLVAVLLGRSGSSTPVATSAAVTAPAGPTFDPGTVRILDEEAGISYPFLGDGWYEYASGVPFETTSVAGQFFVTQEGVPSGGQFIAQVTSGPVAEGYGWAGPGSEQATALAVADSARGNYYPAPNERAVLRDEAMTVDGAPAWLYEFTLSWDVEGYEASGERAAMLVVDVGRPAPALLYISIPNTHAELYGVVDRVLEAVEVL from the coding sequence ATGAGCGGACCAGGGCAGTCCGGGGGCGGGACGCAGGTGGCGGCACCGGGGTGGTACCCCGACCCCGACGGCGGCCCGGGCCTGGTGCGCTGGTGGAACGGGGTGACCTGGTCCGACGTCACCACACCGGCCGGCCCCGGGGTCGACGTCGGGTCCGCGTTCGAGCCGGTCCCGCAGCGTCCGGCCGCGCCGTGGACCGCCGCACCGCCCCGGCGCAGCAGCACCGCGCCGCTGCTGGTGGGCGGCGGGGTGCTCGTCGCCGTCGTGGTGGTCGTCCTCGTGGCGGTGCTCCTGGGCCGGTCGGGCAGCAGCACCCCGGTCGCCACGTCGGCCGCGGTCACCGCCCCGGCCGGGCCGACCTTCGACCCGGGCACGGTGCGGATCCTCGACGAGGAGGCCGGCATCTCCTACCCGTTCCTCGGCGACGGCTGGTACGAGTACGCCTCCGGTGTCCCGTTCGAGACGACGTCGGTGGCCGGCCAGTTCTTCGTCACCCAGGAGGGCGTGCCCAGCGGCGGGCAGTTCATCGCCCAGGTCACCTCCGGGCCGGTCGCCGAGGGCTACGGCTGGGCCGGGCCGGGCAGCGAGCAGGCCACCGCGCTGGCCGTCGCCGACAGCGCGCGGGGCAACTACTACCCCGCACCCAACGAGCGTGCGGTGCTGCGCGACGAGGCGATGACCGTCGACGGCGCGCCCGCCTGGCTGTACGAGTTCACCCTCAGCTGGGACGTCGAGGGCTACGAGGCCAGCGGGGAGCGCGCCGCGATGCTCGTCGTCGACGTCGGTCGCCCGGCACCGGCTCTGCTCTACATCTCCATCCCCAACACCCACGCCGAGCTCTACGGCGTCGTCGACCGGGTGCTGGAGGCGGTGGAGGTGTTGTGA
- a CDS encoding M20 family dipeptidase has translation MSSNAERDFVTAHLDDLHADLDAWLRIPSVSADPARAGDVAASAQWLAQALRRTGFPVVEVWPTAGAPAVYAEWPSADAGAPVALVYGHHDVQPVDPEEAWTYPPFEPTRVETPAGPELHARGAIDDKGNVAFHLLGMRAHLAATGRDTPAVTVKLLVEGEEESGSPHFVELLHERRDRLDCDVVVVSDTGMAAADVPSAVTAMRGLADAEITLRGPGVDLHSGSFGGAVPNPLHAMASLLAGLHDESGRVTLPGFYDKVRPLTERERALMGRVPFDEAAWLAGPAASRAATGEAGFSTLERVGARPTAEVNGMWGGYTGPGHKTIVPSEAHAKVTFRLVADQVPSDLAEQVRAWVEQHTPAGIEADVHVPAGGVSPCASDLDHPAMDALLRSIGQAFDVPGEDVLFTREGGSGPEADLVEVLGAPLLFLGAGLPTDRIHAPDERVLLPMLYRGAEATAHLWRELATVPFAGR, from the coding sequence GTGAGCAGCAACGCCGAACGCGACTTCGTGACCGCCCACCTGGACGACCTGCACGCCGACCTGGACGCCTGGCTGCGGATCCCGTCGGTGTCCGCCGACCCGGCCCGGGCCGGCGACGTGGCCGCCAGCGCGCAGTGGCTGGCTCAGGCGCTGCGCCGCACGGGCTTCCCCGTGGTCGAGGTGTGGCCGACCGCCGGCGCCCCCGCCGTCTACGCCGAGTGGCCCTCGGCCGACGCGGGCGCACCGGTCGCGCTGGTCTACGGCCACCACGACGTGCAGCCGGTGGACCCGGAGGAGGCGTGGACGTACCCGCCCTTCGAGCCCACCCGGGTGGAGACCCCGGCCGGCCCCGAGCTGCACGCCCGCGGCGCCATCGACGACAAGGGCAACGTCGCCTTCCACCTGCTGGGCATGCGTGCGCACCTGGCTGCCACCGGCCGCGACACCCCCGCGGTGACGGTGAAGCTGCTGGTCGAGGGCGAGGAGGAGTCCGGCTCCCCGCACTTCGTCGAGCTGCTGCACGAGCGGCGCGACCGGCTGGACTGCGACGTCGTCGTGGTCAGCGACACCGGCATGGCCGCCGCCGACGTGCCCAGCGCGGTGACCGCGATGCGCGGGCTGGCCGATGCCGAGATCACCCTGCGCGGCCCGGGCGTCGACCTGCACTCCGGGTCCTTCGGCGGCGCGGTGCCCAACCCGCTGCACGCGATGGCGTCGCTGCTGGCCGGCCTGCACGACGAGTCCGGCCGGGTCACCCTGCCGGGCTTCTACGACAAGGTGCGTCCGCTGACCGAGCGCGAGCGTGCGCTGATGGGCCGGGTGCCCTTCGACGAGGCGGCCTGGCTGGCCGGCCCGGCGGCGTCCCGCGCGGCCACCGGCGAGGCCGGTTTCAGCACCCTGGAGCGGGTCGGCGCCCGGCCCACCGCCGAGGTCAACGGCATGTGGGGCGGCTACACCGGGCCCGGGCACAAGACGATCGTGCCGTCGGAGGCACACGCCAAGGTGACCTTCCGGCTGGTGGCCGACCAGGTGCCGTCCGACCTGGCGGAGCAGGTGCGGGCCTGGGTCGAGCAGCACACCCCCGCGGGCATCGAGGCCGACGTGCACGTGCCGGCCGGCGGGGTGAGCCCGTGCGCCAGCGACCTGGACCACCCGGCGATGGACGCGCTGCTGCGCTCCATCGGGCAGGCCTTCGACGTCCCGGGCGAGGACGTGCTGTTCACCCGCGAGGGCGGCAGCGGCCCGGAGGCCGACCTGGTGGAGGTGCTCGGCGCCCCGCTGCTCTTCCTCGGCGCGGGCCTGCCCACCGACCGCATCCACGCACCGGACGAGCGGGTGCTGCTGCCGATGCTGTACCGCGGCGCCGAGGCCACCGCCCACCTGTGGCGCGAGCTCGCCACGGTCCCCTTCGCCGGACGCTGA
- a CDS encoding alpha/beta hydrolase, producing MPPGQLQVDVGDLTFDVRTDGPEDGRPVLLLHGFPQNSSSWAAVSPLLAQAGLRTYAPDQLGYSPGARPDEPEAYALPALAQVTADLMTALDVPVADVVGHDWGANVAWALAAWHPDRVRTLTAVSVPHPTAYTLAYRADPEQKERSAYIKLFWQVDKAERVLLEDDARRLRRLLDGVDPEAVADYVAHLQAPGALTAALNWYRQMSGDTPVDPVGVPTTYVWSDADVAVGRTAAEACADQVTGDYRFVQLPGVSHWVPEHAPEALARAVLDRVASA from the coding sequence ATGCCCCCCGGACAGCTGCAGGTGGACGTCGGCGACCTGACCTTCGACGTGCGGACCGACGGTCCCGAGGACGGCCGCCCGGTGCTGCTCCTGCACGGGTTCCCGCAGAACTCCTCCTCGTGGGCCGCGGTCAGCCCGCTGCTCGCCCAGGCCGGGCTGCGCACCTACGCCCCCGACCAGCTCGGCTACTCCCCCGGCGCCCGGCCCGACGAGCCCGAGGCCTACGCACTGCCCGCCCTGGCCCAGGTCACCGCCGACCTCATGACGGCCCTGGACGTGCCAGTCGCCGATGTCGTGGGCCACGACTGGGGCGCCAACGTGGCCTGGGCGCTGGCCGCCTGGCACCCCGACCGGGTGCGCACGCTCACCGCGGTGTCGGTGCCGCACCCCACCGCGTACACGCTGGCCTACCGGGCCGACCCGGAGCAGAAGGAGCGCTCGGCCTACATCAAGCTCTTCTGGCAGGTCGACAAGGCCGAGCGGGTCCTGCTCGAGGACGACGCCCGTCGGTTGCGCCGGCTGCTGGACGGGGTGGACCCGGAGGCCGTGGCCGACTACGTGGCCCACCTGCAGGCGCCGGGCGCGCTCACCGCGGCACTGAACTGGTACCGGCAGATGAGCGGGGACACCCCGGTGGACCCGGTCGGGGTGCCCACCACCTACGTGTGGAGCGACGCCGACGTGGCCGTCGGCCGCACGGCAGCCGAGGCCTGCGCGGACCAGGTGACCGGGGACTACCGCTTCGTCCAGCTGCCCGGGGTCTCGCACTGGGTGCCCGAGCACGCCCCGGAGGCACTGGCCCGGGCGGTGCTGGACCGGGTCGCCTCGGCCTGA